In Parasegetibacter sp. NRK P23, a single genomic region encodes these proteins:
- a CDS encoding ABC transporter ATP-binding protein, with protein sequence MKKTIPKIDKHKKVIDITGLRKSFGDNHVLQGVDLQVYHGENVVVLGRSGTGKSVLIKIIVGLLKPDAGHVNVLGKNVETLSEKELRELRRKIGFSFQNSALYDSMTVKENLEFPILRSNRKMTRKEIDIAAEKVLDAVGLLQTLHQYPGELSGGQKKRVGIARTLIMQPEIMLYDEPTAGLDPITSMEINNLINEVQERFHTSSIIITHDLTCAKITGDRLAVLLDGDFLATGSFSEVFSVDDERINNFYEYNFIDG encoded by the coding sequence ATGAAAAAGACAATACCTAAAATAGACAAGCATAAAAAGGTGATCGATATCACCGGGCTCCGGAAATCGTTCGGCGATAACCACGTGCTTCAGGGGGTGGACCTGCAGGTGTATCACGGTGAGAACGTGGTGGTGCTTGGCCGGTCGGGAACGGGAAAGTCTGTACTCATCAAGATCATTGTCGGGCTGCTGAAACCGGATGCCGGGCACGTGAACGTGTTGGGTAAAAATGTGGAAACTCTCTCTGAAAAAGAGTTGCGCGAACTCCGCAGGAAAATCGGCTTCTCCTTCCAGAACAGCGCGCTCTACGATAGTATGACGGTAAAAGAAAACCTGGAATTCCCTATTCTGCGCAGCAACCGTAAAATGACCCGAAAAGAAATTGACATCGCCGCTGAAAAAGTGCTGGATGCCGTGGGCCTTTTACAGACCCTTCACCAGTACCCCGGAGAATTGTCCGGCGGTCAGAAAAAAAGGGTAGGCATCGCCCGGACGCTCATCATGCAGCCCGAGATCATGTTGTACGATGAACCCACCGCTGGTTTGGACCCCATCACCAGCATGGAAATCAACAACCTGATTAACGAAGTGCAGGAGCGTTTCCATACTTCTTCCATCATCATCACCCACGACCTTACCTGCGCCAAAATAACCGGCGACCGCCTGGCCGTATTGCTGGACGGCGATTTCCTCGCCACCGGAAGTTTCAGCGAAGTGTTCTCCGTAGACGATGAACGCATTAATAATTTTTACGAATATAATTTTATAGACGGATGA
- a CDS encoding bestrophin family protein, translating into MLVTSNIRVSRILRNTWHVDLIMIASCTGAYLIHKYLLNYHIQIPVIVPTVLGTAIAFFIGFNNNQSYDRWWEARKVWGALVNDSRSWARSVLSYIDKEEVAPEVLKGLRTRLIYRHIGFLYTLKGALRGGVTDSDKTYIPTGDLHEVDEHTNLPNALLLLQARELQALHQQGYIDGFRLIQLDALLVKFTDEMGMSERIKNTVFPTTYSYFTKLFIWLFVVSIALVTSQTMGIWSIPMSWLLGFVFVSTQINGMSLINPFENNVAAIPLNQIARTIEINLLQMLGEKNVPEPVNPINGEYVL; encoded by the coding sequence ATGCTTGTTACCTCCAACATCAGGGTCAGTCGCATCCTGCGCAACACCTGGCATGTAGACCTGATCATGATAGCTTCCTGTACAGGAGCCTACCTCATCCATAAATACCTGCTAAACTACCACATTCAGATTCCGGTGATTGTACCAACGGTGCTGGGTACGGCCATCGCGTTTTTTATCGGTTTCAACAACAACCAGTCTTACGACCGTTGGTGGGAGGCCCGGAAAGTATGGGGGGCATTGGTGAACGATTCGCGCTCCTGGGCCAGGTCGGTACTGAGTTACATAGATAAGGAAGAAGTGGCCCCTGAAGTCTTGAAGGGACTGCGCACAAGATTGATTTACCGGCATATTGGTTTTCTGTACACCTTAAAAGGCGCTTTGAGGGGTGGTGTAACCGATAGCGACAAAACCTATATTCCCACTGGTGATCTCCACGAAGTGGACGAACACACGAACCTGCCCAACGCCTTGCTCCTACTTCAGGCCCGCGAGCTCCAGGCCTTGCACCAGCAGGGGTATATAGATGGGTTCAGGCTGATACAACTGGATGCCCTGCTGGTTAAATTTACGGATGAAATGGGTATGAGCGAACGCATCAAAAACACTGTTTTTCCCACCACTTATAGTTATTTTACGAAACTTTTCATCTGGCTTTTTGTGGTATCCATTGCGTTGGTAACGTCTCAGACTATGGGCATCTGGTCAATTCCGATGAGCTGGTTGCTGGGCTTTGTGTTCGTTTCCACCCAAATCAACGGGATGAGCCTGATCAATCCCTTCGAGAACAATGTGGCGGCCATTCCGCTGAACCAGATCGCGCGCACCATCGAAATCAACCTGCTCCAAATGCTGGGAGAAAAGAACGTGCCTGAGCCAGTGAACCCCATAAACGGCGAATACGTCCTGTGA
- a CDS encoding MlaD family protein: protein MSAPKNKRAVIVGIFISLGILILLVTVMTLSGQKKSFVSAISLRSSFDDVGGLQKGNNVWYAGVKVGVVKEVEFAADGSVQVVLNVEERVAPFIKKDAFVKVGSDGLIGNKIMVIYGGTAASPAVADGDVLQVKKAISTDEMMATLQDNNKNLLAITDNFKTISGRLANGEGTMGALLKDSSLYVHLQRTMERFQASAANTEQLTSGIAQYVAQLEKPGTFSHEFVNDTTMMHNLKAAAGEIKAASLAVSATTGNLKAATESFNQKLNSPDNAAGVLLNDPATANELKLLIQNLESGSAKLDENMEALQHNFLFRGYFRKKAKREEKEKEAAQKNK from the coding sequence ATGAGTGCACCTAAAAACAAACGCGCCGTAATCGTAGGCATCTTCATTTCACTGGGCATACTCATATTGCTGGTGACGGTGATGACATTAAGCGGACAGAAAAAAAGTTTCGTGAGCGCGATCTCCCTGCGCAGTTCTTTCGACGATGTGGGTGGTTTGCAAAAAGGGAACAATGTATGGTACGCCGGTGTGAAAGTGGGCGTGGTGAAGGAAGTGGAATTCGCCGCCGATGGCTCCGTACAGGTGGTGCTGAACGTGGAAGAACGTGTGGCGCCCTTCATTAAGAAAGACGCGTTCGTAAAAGTTGGTTCCGACGGATTGATCGGTAACAAGATCATGGTCATCTATGGCGGAACCGCTGCTTCACCGGCAGTAGCGGATGGCGATGTATTACAGGTGAAAAAAGCCATTTCCACCGATGAAATGATGGCCACGCTCCAGGACAATAATAAGAACCTGCTTGCCATAACGGATAATTTCAAAACGATCAGCGGTCGTCTGGCAAATGGAGAAGGCACCATGGGCGCCTTGCTGAAAGACTCTTCTTTGTATGTGCATCTTCAGCGTACCATGGAACGTTTCCAGGCATCCGCGGCAAATACGGAACAATTGACCTCGGGTATCGCACAGTACGTGGCGCAACTCGAAAAGCCCGGTACTTTCTCGCACGAATTTGTGAACGATACCACGATGATGCACAACCTGAAAGCTGCTGCCGGAGAAATAAAAGCCGCGTCTTTAGCTGTTTCTGCAACCACGGGAAACCTGAAAGCCGCCACGGAATCTTTCAATCAGAAACTCAACAGCCCCGATAACGCGGCTGGTGTATTGCTGAACGATCCCGCCACCGCCAATGAATTGAAGTTGCTGATACAAAACCTGGAATCGGGCAGCGCCAAACTGGATGAAAACATGGAGGCCCTGCAACACAACTTCCTGTTCCGTGGCTATTTCCGCAAGAAGGCCAAACGGGAGGAGAAAGAAAAAGAAGCCGCGCAAAAAAATAAATAA
- a CDS encoding zinc-dependent peptidase → MTPFLIIAFIVLVAVGMALYRKPAKKAPLSDATSTILEKYIPFYEALDAEGKKRFEEMVSTFLGYVRVHGIETDVTETDKLLVASSAVIPIFAFPEWKYYNLTDVLLYADSFTDRGFSMKEKERNVLGMVGEGAMQRVMILSKPSLYQGFENKTAKENVGIHEFVHLLDKEDGSVDGVPEALLNRQYTIPWLHMINENMQTILAGKSDINVYGATNKAEFFAVAAEYFFERPDLFREKHPELYELMAGVFRQEPAHA, encoded by the coding sequence ATGACCCCTTTCCTGATCATCGCGTTCATCGTGTTGGTTGCCGTGGGCATGGCCCTGTACCGGAAGCCTGCGAAAAAAGCGCCGCTTTCAGATGCTACTTCCACGATACTCGAAAAATATATCCCTTTCTACGAAGCGTTGGATGCCGAGGGCAAAAAACGTTTTGAAGAAATGGTAAGCACGTTCCTGGGCTATGTAAGAGTGCACGGGATAGAAACAGATGTGACTGAAACCGATAAGTTGCTCGTGGCTTCCAGTGCTGTAATTCCCATTTTCGCTTTCCCCGAATGGAAATATTATAACCTCACGGATGTTTTGTTATATGCAGATTCTTTTACGGATCGTGGCTTCTCCATGAAAGAGAAAGAACGCAACGTGCTGGGGATGGTGGGAGAGGGCGCGATGCAGCGGGTCATGATCCTTTCCAAACCTTCCCTGTACCAGGGTTTCGAAAACAAAACCGCCAAAGAAAATGTGGGCATCCATGAATTTGTTCACCTGCTGGATAAGGAAGATGGTTCAGTGGATGGCGTGCCGGAAGCCTTGCTCAACAGGCAATACACAATTCCCTGGCTGCACATGATCAACGAGAATATGCAGACTATCCTCGCCGGTAAATCAGACATTAATGTGTACGGCGCCACGAATAAAGCTGAATTCTTCGCCGTGGCCGCGGAATATTTTTTCGAAAGACCCGATCTTTTCCGGGAGAAACATCCTGAATTGTATGAACTGATGGCCGGGGTTTTCCGGCAGGAACCGGCACACGCTTAA
- a CDS encoding YwbE family protein, with the protein MEGQYRKDIYPGLEVEIILKKDQRTGKRTRGIVQRLLTSAVYHSRGIKVQLEDGQVGRVCAILGDVEEE; encoded by the coding sequence ATGGAAGGACAATACAGAAAAGATATTTATCCCGGTCTGGAAGTGGAGATCATCCTCAAAAAGGACCAGCGCACCGGAAAGCGTACGCGGGGCATCGTTCAAAGGCTGCTCACCTCTGCCGTTTACCATTCCCGTGGGATAAAGGTTCAGTTGGAGGATGGCCAGGTGGGTCGCGTATGTGCCATACTGGGAGACGTTGAGGAGGAATAG
- a CDS encoding ABC transporter permease translates to MGMEKGPKKERKYILTRRLDNFFGEMYAIWKFVQRFFKELFLPPYEWQEVIRQCFQVGYKSLALISLTGFVTGIVFTKQSRPSLSEFGATSWLPSLVSIAILRALAPLVTALIAAGKVGSNIGAELGSMRVTEQIDAMEVSATNPFKFLVVTRVMATTLMLPMLMCYTGFLAMMGAYLNVHQNELTSMETFFSRAFEKIVFLDIVSSVVKSLVFGFTIGMVGCYQGYHATQGTQGVGIAANKSVVIAMFLIFIEEISLVQVTNWLRTF, encoded by the coding sequence ATGGGAATGGAAAAGGGCCCTAAAAAAGAAAGGAAATACATACTAACCAGGAGGCTTGACAATTTCTTCGGAGAAATGTATGCCATCTGGAAATTCGTCCAACGCTTCTTTAAAGAACTTTTTCTGCCGCCTTACGAATGGCAGGAAGTGATCCGCCAGTGCTTCCAGGTGGGTTATAAATCACTCGCACTTATTTCTTTAACCGGGTTCGTAACGGGGATCGTATTCACCAAGCAGTCGAGGCCATCACTTTCGGAGTTCGGTGCCACATCGTGGCTGCCGTCGCTGGTTTCTATCGCCATCCTCCGTGCCCTGGCCCCCCTGGTTACCGCATTGATCGCCGCGGGTAAAGTGGGGTCTAATATCGGGGCGGAACTGGGTTCCATGCGCGTAACAGAGCAGATCGATGCCATGGAAGTTTCCGCTACCAATCCTTTTAAGTTCCTGGTGGTAACAAGGGTAATGGCCACAACGCTGATGTTGCCGATGCTGATGTGTTATACCGGTTTCCTGGCCATGATGGGCGCTTACCTTAATGTGCACCAGAATGAGCTTACTTCCATGGAAACCTTTTTCTCCCGCGCTTTCGAAAAAATCGTTTTCCTGGATATCGTTTCTTCCGTAGTGAAATCACTGGTGTTCGGGTTCACCATAGGTATGGTGGGCTGCTACCAGGGCTACCATGCCACGCAGGGAACGCAGGGGGTGGGGATCGCCGCGAACAAGTCGGTGGTAATCGCCATGTTCCTCATATTCATCGAAGAAATTTCATTGGTTCAGGTCACCAACTGGCTCCGTACTTTCTGA